The following are encoded together in the Xanthomonas sacchari genome:
- a CDS encoding VanW family protein encodes MPATVKPHASAPPQAPLPSRWRSLLFWAKTRALQLRRALHDLRDGPRRHRRDAGLAIADGSCAESVTALWPDSEETAPQLVAGKIHNLRLAARALHGVEVPAGATFSFWRQLGRATRRRGFVAGRELREGCLVPSIGGGLCQVSNAIYDAALRQGLEIVERHRHTQVIAGSLAERDRDAVVFWNYVDLRLRAAAPWRLEVWLDGEALHVRIRGGAAAPAALPLPPLQRRIAAAGVDAANDCTRCGRSTCHRHVAGVPEGLHRTWLVDEDWPEFAEDRRRRQQPGDRVLTLPRYSVAAVRAALLRRWWLWHGMPLPQARQRAQRIRLRALRRRLGAHDVDLVVPQGLLPDLWLAGELQGRRWDVCMTALPMHLLQARLDVAAQRHPHSPTLRDFRADPALVAAERAALAQARHWITPHRELLALAGSRGLALQWQRPALPAVAAKQAVITEDAAPRVLLAASTLARKGAYELRDAVRDLPLVLLLPPGAQETPDFWNGIAVQRVASMAEGVHAASLVLLPAWIEQQPRGLLLAMALGKPVIATAACGLSPDAGAWRCVEAGDSTALRAQVVDALGLVD; translated from the coding sequence ATGCCAGCGACAGTGAAGCCGCACGCGTCGGCGCCGCCACAGGCGCCACTGCCGTCGCGCTGGCGCAGCCTGCTGTTCTGGGCCAAGACCCGCGCGCTGCAACTGCGCCGCGCGCTGCACGATCTGCGCGACGGTCCGCGCCGGCATCGCCGCGACGCCGGCCTGGCGATCGCCGACGGCAGCTGTGCCGAATCGGTCACCGCGCTGTGGCCCGACAGCGAGGAGACCGCGCCGCAGCTGGTGGCCGGCAAGATCCACAACCTGCGCCTGGCCGCGCGTGCGCTGCACGGCGTGGAGGTGCCGGCCGGGGCCACCTTCAGCTTCTGGCGCCAGCTCGGCCGTGCCACCCGCCGCCGCGGCTTCGTTGCCGGCCGCGAACTGCGCGAGGGCTGCCTGGTGCCGTCGATCGGTGGCGGCCTGTGCCAGGTGTCCAATGCGATCTACGACGCGGCGCTGCGGCAGGGCCTGGAGATCGTCGAGCGGCACCGCCACACCCAGGTGATTGCCGGCTCCCTGGCCGAGCGCGACCGCGACGCGGTGGTGTTCTGGAACTACGTGGACCTGCGCCTGCGCGCCGCCGCGCCGTGGCGGCTGGAGGTGTGGCTGGATGGCGAGGCGCTGCACGTGCGCATCCGCGGCGGTGCCGCGGCGCCAGCGGCATTGCCGTTGCCACCGCTGCAGCGGCGCATCGCGGCCGCCGGCGTCGATGCCGCCAACGACTGCACGCGCTGCGGCCGCAGTACCTGCCATCGGCATGTGGCGGGGGTGCCGGAGGGCTTGCACCGCACCTGGCTGGTCGACGAGGACTGGCCGGAGTTCGCCGAAGACCGCCGGCGCCGGCAGCAGCCGGGCGATCGGGTGCTGACATTGCCGCGGTACAGCGTTGCGGCAGTGCGCGCGGCGTTGTTGCGGCGCTGGTGGCTGTGGCACGGGATGCCGTTGCCGCAGGCGCGTCAGCGCGCGCAGCGCATCCGCCTGCGGGCGCTGCGGCGCCGGCTGGGCGCGCACGATGTAGACCTGGTGGTGCCGCAGGGCCTGTTGCCGGACCTGTGGCTGGCCGGCGAGTTGCAGGGCCGGCGCTGGGACGTGTGCATGACCGCCTTGCCGATGCACCTGCTGCAGGCGCGCCTGGACGTGGCCGCGCAGCGGCATCCGCACAGTCCCACCTTGCGCGATTTCCGCGCCGATCCGGCGCTGGTCGCCGCCGAGCGTGCGGCGCTGGCGCAGGCGCGGCACTGGATCACCCCGCACCGCGAATTGCTGGCGCTGGCCGGCAGCCGTGGCCTCGCGCTGCAATGGCAACGGCCGGCGCTCCCGGCGGTCGCGGCGAAGCAGGCGGTCATCACTGAGGACGCCGCGCCGCGGGTGCTGCTGGCGGCCTCGACATTGGCACGCAAAGGCGCCTACGAACTGCGCGATGCAGTGCGTGATTTGCCGCTGGTGTTGCTGCTGCCGCCCGGTGCGCAGGAAACGCCGGACTTCTGGAATGGCATCGCGGTACAGCGGGTCGCGTCGATGGCCGAAGGCGTGCACGCAGCCTCCCTGGTGCTGCTGCCGGCCTGGATCGAACAGCAGCCGCGTGGCCTGCTGCTGGCCATGGCGCTGGGCAAGCCGGTGATCGCCACCGCCGCCTGCGGCCTGTCTCCGGATGCTGGTGCGTGGCGCTGCGTGGAGGCCGGCGACAGTACGGCATTGCGCGCGCAAGTGGTCGACGCGTTGGGGCTGGTGGACTGA